A genomic window from Gracilinanus agilis isolate LMUSP501 chromosome X, AgileGrace, whole genome shotgun sequence includes:
- the LOC123253337 gene encoding LOW QUALITY PROTEIN: synaptonemal complex central element protein 1-like (The sequence of the model RefSeq protein was modified relative to this genomic sequence to represent the inferred CDS: inserted 1 base in 1 codon), whose protein sequence is MVGWMICARASPREYVVVGAEGXEAVAMASSSPSSSGAGGGPNSSRNVEPKIEGMINRINELQQAKKIANKELCETQAHRQSLQKELDELSLEETHLKEILNKKQETLRILRLHCQEKETEALRQQAVSEGCKQRITELNSKIQEEKLKRRNQRMEFGQQLEEMMEKHKTLWEFHKAENLSQEISNISNKDQLLLEEKLTQEKLNTIQKQLDKLTQLEIKTEATAVTSVDAFLRSEEAAAAVHLFEEENKKATEFLEAASLHYHQLQQKYQRLKNELEAIGHSGIKELKERDTEEAAEGESATVSKSVKNTLGMQKKDQEVRHGHGKHSDPPGSSSS, encoded by the exons ATGGTTGGGTGGATGATCTGCGCACGCGCGTCCCCGCGAGAGTACGTTGTAGTTGGTGCGGAAG AAGAGGCGGTAGCCATGGCGTCGTCGTCGCCGTCGTCGTCTGGCGCGGGAGGAGGCCCCAACAGTTCTA GAAACGTAGAGCCTAAGATTGAAGGTATGATCAACAGAATTAATGAACTGCAACAAG CTAAGAAAATTGCAAATAAGGAGCTCTGTGAGACCCAGGCCCATAGGCAATCTCTGCAGAAAGAACTAGATGAAT TGAGTTTGGAGGAGACACATTTGAAGGAAATCTTGAACAAGAAGCAAG AAACCCTGAGGATCCTTCGCCTGCATTgccaggaaaaagaaactgaggccctaag ACAGCAGGCAGTATCTGAGGGATGTAAGCAGAGGATAACTGAGTTGAATTCCAAGATCCAGGAAGAAAAACTGAAGAGAAGGAATCAGAG AATGGAGTTTGGCCAGCAACTAGAGGAGATGATGGAGAAGCACAAAACTCTCTGGGAGTTCCAT AAGGCAGAGAATCTCTCCCAGGAAATCAGCAACATCAGCAACAAGGATCAGCTCTTGTTGGAGG AAAAGCTAACTCAGGAAAAGCTTAACACCATCCAGAAGCAGTTGGACAAGTTGACCCAACTTGAGATCAAGACTGAAGCTACAGCTGTGACCAGTGTGGATGCCTTCCTACGCAGTGAGGAGGCTGCTGCAGCTGT GCATCTGTTtgaggaagaaaacaagaaagccACAGAATTTCTAGAGGCAGCCTCTCTACACTATCACCAGTTACAGCAGAAATACCAAAG gctgaaaaatgagctagaagcTATTGGTCATAGTGGTATCAAAGAACTcaaggagagagacacagaagaaGCTGCTGAAGGGGAAAGTGCCACTGTTTCCA AATCTGTCAAAAACACTCTTGGGATGCagaagaaagatcaagaagtCAGGCATGGCCATGGGAAACACTCTGACCCACCAGGTTCATCCTCATCCTAA